In Paenibacillus kyungheensis, the following are encoded in one genomic region:
- a CDS encoding MDR family MFS transporter gives MENISTQNKPKLNVTLIVAIMLAGAFVAILNQTLLVTALPHIMADLNIDATAAQWLTTIFMLVNGIMIPITAYLIDKFSTRALFITSVGLFALGTLIAAISPNFGTLLVGRVVQAAGAGIIMPLMQTVFLVIFPKEKRGAAMGMIGLVISFAPAIGPTLSGWIVDSYSWRTLFYIILPIAVIDLVIAVFALKNVSELRNPKLDMTSVTLSTLGFGGLLYGFSSASKGWSDPIVIISILIGAISLYLFVTRQFKLKEPLLEFRVFKDRVFTVSMIITVIVFTAMIGASTLMPLYIQNARHMSALHSGLIVLPGAILMGIMSPITGRIFDKYGAKVISTIGLVLMAGGTIPFAFLTSTTSITYITIMFTLRMFGMSMVLMPVTTAGLNQLPTHLLSHASAMNNTLRQVGGSIGTAVLITILTNASSSSALLGNSTENALIHGTNMAFLVASGLSVLALILIFFLKEPPHKRTASQEEKASSSQMSNKRKAVSQS, from the coding sequence ATGGAGAATATCTCAACACAGAATAAGCCGAAATTAAACGTTACGCTTATTGTCGCTATTATGCTAGCAGGTGCTTTTGTAGCCATACTGAATCAGACGCTACTGGTCACTGCATTACCGCATATTATGGCTGATCTGAATATTGATGCAACAGCAGCCCAATGGTTAACAACGATTTTTATGTTAGTCAACGGAATTATGATTCCAATTACAGCGTATTTGATTGATAAATTTTCAACACGGGCGCTTTTTATTACGTCTGTAGGATTATTTGCATTAGGAACATTGATCGCAGCGATTTCACCTAACTTTGGAACATTGTTAGTAGGTCGTGTCGTACAGGCAGCAGGAGCAGGTATTATTATGCCGCTGATGCAAACTGTATTTTTAGTTATTTTTCCAAAAGAAAAACGTGGTGCCGCAATGGGTATGATCGGGTTAGTCATTTCATTTGCCCCGGCTATCGGACCTACATTGTCGGGTTGGATCGTAGATTCTTACTCATGGCGTACACTGTTCTACATTATTTTACCTATCGCAGTGATCGACCTTGTGATTGCTGTATTTGCTCTCAAAAATGTAAGTGAACTTCGTAATCCTAAGCTAGATATGACTTCAGTAACGTTATCGACACTTGGATTCGGTGGTCTATTGTACGGATTCAGTAGTGCTTCCAAAGGCTGGAGTGATCCAATTGTTATTATTAGTATTTTAATAGGTGCAATCAGTTTGTATTTATTTGTAACTCGTCAATTCAAATTAAAAGAACCATTGTTAGAATTCCGCGTATTTAAAGATCGTGTATTTACTGTCTCGATGATTATTACAGTAATCGTATTTACCGCGATGATCGGTGCATCAACATTGATGCCTTTATATATTCAAAATGCGCGTCATATGTCGGCATTACATTCAGGATTAATTGTGTTACCTGGTGCGATCTTAATGGGAATTATGTCGCCGATAACAGGACGTATTTTTGATAAATACGGTGCAAAAGTAATCAGTACGATCGGTCTGGTGTTAATGGCGGGTGGAACGATTCCATTTGCGTTCTTAACGTCTACCACTTCGATTACTTATATTACGATTATGTTTACATTGCGCATGTTCGGGATGTCGATGGTATTGATGCCTGTGACAACAGCAGGTCTGAACCAATTGCCTACACATCTGTTATCTCACGCATCAGCGATGAATAATACATTACGTCAAGTTGGTGGCTCAATCGGAACAGCCGTATTGATTACAATTTTGACAAATGCTAGTTCTTCATCTGCTCTATTAGGAAATTCTACTGAAAATGCTTTGATTCATGGTACCAATATGGCATTCTTAGTGGCTTCGGGCTTATCGGTGTTAGCATTAATTTTAATTTTCTTCTTAAAAGAACCACCACATAAACGTACAGCTTCACAAGAAGAAAAAGCATCATCGTCTCAAATGAGCAACAAACGAAAAGCTGTTTCTCAATCATAA
- a CDS encoding NADH-dependent flavin oxidoreductase, giving the protein MNTKYKSLFEPFQLNDGIELKNRIVLAPMTHFSSNTDATVSDAELEYYARRTAGVGLAVTAVAYVTKGGIGFQNQFGATGAEFTEGLRKLATTLKSNGAKAVLQIFHAGRLSPPDLVNGDVAAPSAIPTDRTNDGTEAPAPRELSAQEIDDIIVDFGKATANAIEAGFDGVEIHGANGYLVQQFFSPHANRREDKWGGSLEKRLTFPLAVVDEVQRAVKEHAKGPFIVGYRFSPEEPETPGITMADTLTLIDALAEKNLSYLHVSLMEYASTPRRGVDDKRSRLEIIQERVGAKVPVIGVGAVNTPDDALNVLNTGVPLVALGRELIVDPDWVEKVESGRESEIDYSLTKHDQDRLVVPDPLWNSIMSMTGWFPVKDAEESSTLTK; this is encoded by the coding sequence TTGAATACAAAATACAAATCTTTATTTGAACCTTTCCAACTGAATGACGGTATCGAATTAAAAAATCGTATTGTCCTTGCTCCTATGACACATTTTTCTTCTAATACAGATGCTACTGTATCTGATGCAGAACTTGAATATTATGCACGCCGTACAGCAGGTGTAGGCTTGGCTGTAACAGCGGTTGCTTATGTAACCAAAGGCGGTATCGGTTTCCAAAATCAATTCGGCGCAACAGGTGCTGAATTTACAGAAGGTCTACGCAAACTAGCGACAACGTTGAAATCTAACGGTGCCAAAGCTGTTTTGCAAATCTTCCATGCTGGTCGTCTAAGTCCTCCTGATCTAGTGAATGGCGATGTAGCGGCTCCAAGTGCTATTCCAACAGATCGTACGAATGATGGTACAGAAGCTCCAGCTCCTCGTGAATTGTCAGCTCAAGAAATCGATGATATTATCGTTGATTTTGGTAAAGCAACTGCAAATGCAATTGAAGCTGGATTTGACGGTGTAGAGATTCATGGTGCTAACGGATACTTGGTGCAACAATTCTTTTCCCCACATGCGAACCGTCGTGAAGACAAATGGGGCGGAAGCTTAGAAAAACGTCTGACTTTCCCATTAGCTGTGGTAGACGAAGTACAACGCGCAGTCAAAGAACATGCTAAAGGACCTTTTATCGTAGGTTACCGTTTCTCTCCAGAAGAACCAGAAACACCTGGTATCACAATGGCGGATACATTGACATTGATCGATGCGCTAGCTGAGAAAAACTTGAGCTACTTGCATGTATCTCTTATGGAATATGCTTCTACTCCACGTCGTGGTGTCGATGACAAACGCTCCCGTCTTGAAATTATTCAAGAACGTGTAGGCGCTAAAGTTCCTGTGATCGGTGTAGGTGCTGTTAATACACCTGACGATGCATTGAACGTATTGAATACTGGTGTACCATTGGTAGCACTTGGACGCGAATTGATCGTAGATCCAGACTGGGTAGAAAAAGTAGAATCCGGTCGTGAGTCAGAAATCGATTATTCATTAACCAAGCATGATCAAGATCGTCTGGTCGTTCCAGATCCATTGTGGAACTCTATCATGTCTATGACTGGTTGGTTCCCGGTGAAAGATGCAGAAGAATCAAGCACATTAACGAAATAA
- a CDS encoding histidinol-phosphatase HisJ family protein: protein MIYDYHVHTNHSFDSRAVMSDVCAEAVERGLQEICFTEHYAVNPVLPTYGHLDFTQYLAEIERCKQQYEGKLIIKAGIELCEPHYMQTQYEEALAHQPLDFILGSVHNMNERKLRLFLAQEGIDHYELYFREVLHMVQHADIDIIAHLDLLKRYAVGNIGNYKLSDYEDVIEAILQTAITRHIGIEINTSGWRGGAGEPFPSREVLQLYCQMGGELLTIGSDSHFVEHTGAEISDAIQLAKECGFKAIYTYNQRQPQAVALDKYYFDKK, encoded by the coding sequence ATGATCTATGATTATCATGTTCATACGAATCATTCGTTTGATTCACGCGCTGTGATGAGTGACGTATGTGCAGAAGCAGTGGAGCGTGGACTGCAAGAGATTTGTTTTACAGAACATTATGCGGTCAATCCTGTATTGCCTACGTACGGGCATTTAGACTTTACACAGTATTTGGCAGAGATTGAAAGGTGTAAACAGCAATATGAAGGGAAATTAATCATCAAAGCAGGCATTGAATTGTGTGAACCTCATTATATGCAGACGCAATACGAAGAAGCATTGGCGCATCAACCGCTCGATTTTATTCTCGGATCTGTACATAATATGAACGAACGCAAGCTAAGACTTTTCCTTGCTCAAGAAGGTATCGATCATTATGAATTGTATTTTAGAGAAGTATTACACATGGTACAGCATGCTGATATTGATATAATTGCTCATCTAGATTTATTGAAAAGGTACGCAGTAGGTAATATCGGAAATTATAAGCTGAGTGATTATGAAGACGTTATCGAAGCGATATTGCAGACTGCGATCACACGTCATATCGGTATCGAAATCAATACGTCTGGCTGGCGTGGTGGAGCAGGAGAGCCTTTTCCTTCCAGAGAAGTATTGCAGTTATATTGTCAAATGGGTGGAGAATTGCTAACGATCGGTTCTGATTCACATTTTGTAGAACATACAGGAGCAGAGATTAGTGATGCTATACAACTGGCAAAAGAATGTGGATTCAAGGCTATATATACGTATAACCAAAGACAACCACAAGCTGTTGCACTAGATAAATACTATTTTGATAAGAAATAG
- a CDS encoding esterase/lipase family protein: MNIKRTLLGVSFTMILGLTALPQQAWMAPINPVVAPSPGAWATGQTPANVSPNKPAILFVHGLTSKANVWYEDNDMYEYAYKNGYETAFINMYDITGTPEDMWKDGELLASKIQEISKYFGKKLVIVAHSKGGVDTQSALVRYNAYPYVSRVITLSTPHHGSQLADLAYSSWAGWLADLVGSQSPGTSSLQTSYMDYFRSEMAKDPDVNKVPFYTMSGNKWSGSGKASYTFGGSYLSLFGSNDGVVTTESALLPGATLIQSGAWNHKTVRTGSFTFDLFKSYLGTVPAAVASLHAPSAVTKDTYNVDSDIQDTPASVNYMAQSSPSTNTNSATSEEGHGQYYIRGGQHSGTANEILTVENKVNQISLDWISDQPLTHLELLSPSGKLQKVKLQSTPDDEFFHGAYHQLVTLPQPEAGEWKVQATSATKGAYLMTAVYTPGAEQAELKTNLSNNQLRMNVNTEGLDQQRTHLNYTVNYYHPDGSKLAPPTERSNRSMATSESVTTPVTNAPSIYVVTTDIDGYTEAGYPYRRTLVKSVYVDEQGNTYSN, translated from the coding sequence ATGAACATCAAGCGCACGCTTTTAGGGGTATCTTTTACAATGATTCTTGGATTAACTGCTTTGCCACAACAAGCATGGATGGCTCCCATTAATCCTGTGGTAGCACCTTCGCCGGGTGCATGGGCAACAGGACAGACTCCTGCCAATGTTTCTCCCAACAAACCTGCTATTTTATTTGTACATGGTCTGACCAGTAAAGCGAATGTCTGGTATGAAGATAACGATATGTATGAGTACGCATACAAAAATGGATATGAGACTGCTTTTATCAATATGTATGATATTACAGGCACACCGGAAGACATGTGGAAAGACGGAGAATTACTTGCGAGCAAAATTCAAGAAATCAGCAAATATTTTGGCAAAAAATTAGTTATCGTGGCTCACAGTAAAGGTGGAGTAGATACCCAATCTGCGTTAGTGCGTTATAATGCTTACCCTTATGTTTCTCGCGTCATTACACTCAGTACACCCCATCATGGCTCACAATTAGCCGATCTAGCGTATAGCAGCTGGGCAGGATGGTTAGCAGATCTTGTAGGATCGCAAAGTCCGGGAACTAGCTCCCTTCAGACATCCTATATGGATTATTTCCGCTCTGAAATGGCAAAAGATCCTGATGTTAATAAAGTGCCTTTTTACACAATGAGCGGTAACAAATGGTCTGGCTCTGGTAAAGCTTCTTATACATTCGGTGGGTCTTACTTATCATTGTTCGGTAGTAATGATGGTGTTGTGACTACAGAGAGCGCTCTATTGCCAGGTGCTACATTGATTCAGTCTGGCGCATGGAATCATAAGACCGTTCGTACAGGCTCTTTTACTTTTGATCTATTTAAATCTTATCTAGGTACGGTGCCTGCTGCTGTTGCTAGTCTACATGCTCCTTCTGCGGTAACCAAAGACACGTATAACGTAGACTCAGATATACAAGACACCCCTGCATCTGTTAATTATATGGCTCAATCTTCTCCTTCGACCAATACTAATAGTGCTACTTCGGAAGAAGGTCATGGACAATATTATATTCGTGGAGGTCAACATTCCGGCACAGCCAATGAAATCTTAACTGTCGAAAATAAGGTAAATCAAATCTCGCTTGATTGGATCAGCGATCAACCATTAACACATTTAGAACTGCTCTCCCCAAGTGGTAAACTGCAAAAAGTCAAATTACAATCTACTCCAGACGATGAATTTTTCCATGGGGCTTATCACCAGCTAGTTACTTTACCACAACCTGAAGCAGGAGAATGGAAAGTACAAGCAACCAGTGCAACGAAAGGCGCTTATCTAATGACAGCCGTCTATACACCGGGTGCAGAGCAAGCCGAATTGAAAACAAATCTTTCTAACAACCAACTACGTATGAATGTAAATACAGAAGGTCTGGATCAACAACGTACTCACCTGAACTATACAGTGAATTATTACCATCCAGACGGTAGCAAGCTTGCTCCTCCTACAGAACGTAGTAATCGCTCGATGGCTACTTCAGAATCGGTAACCACGCCTGTTACCAATGCACCGTCTATTTATGTGGTGACAACCGATATTGATGGCTATACAGAAGCAGGTTATCCTTATCGTCGTACATTAGTGAAGTCTGTCTATGTAGATGAGCAAGGCAATACGTATAGCAATTAA
- a CDS encoding MFS transporter, with amino-acid sequence MNKLEMLQNPKQRKLLVSAGFSWMFDAMEVGMISFIAAALAKDWNLAPQQIGYLTSINSVGMAVGAATAGYLADRYGRKSILLWTLLIFSIASGLSALATGFGMLLVLRFIAGFGLGGELPVASTLVSESVSVQDRGRAVVLLESFWAFGWIISAVVAYFVIAQYGWQWGFIIGAVPALYALYLRRAIEDSPKFVKNGAGRRASFVKGLADIWSSEHRRTTIMAWILWFTVVFSYYGMFLWLPSVMGLKGFTLIKSFEYVLIMTLAQLPGYFTAAYFIEKFGRKFVLIVYLILTAVSAIWFGFATTTASLLMAGICLSFFNLGAWGGLYAYTPELYPTKVRSTGVGMAAAFGRIGGVIAPFLVGMLVGKGVAISTIFTIFFVTILIGVAAVAFLGKETKGLELD; translated from the coding sequence ATGAATAAGTTAGAAATGTTGCAAAATCCAAAGCAACGTAAGTTGCTGGTCAGTGCTGGATTTAGCTGGATGTTTGATGCGATGGAAGTGGGAATGATCTCATTTATCGCAGCAGCACTTGCAAAAGATTGGAATCTTGCACCACAACAAATTGGTTATCTAACTAGTATCAACTCGGTAGGGATGGCAGTAGGTGCGGCAACTGCTGGATATCTGGCAGATCGTTATGGACGTAAATCGATTTTGCTATGGACATTACTCATATTCTCTATTGCTAGTGGATTGTCTGCGTTAGCAACAGGATTTGGAATGTTGTTAGTGTTACGGTTTATCGCAGGTTTTGGTCTGGGTGGGGAACTTCCTGTTGCTTCTACACTGGTCTCTGAATCCGTATCTGTACAAGATCGTGGACGTGCAGTTGTATTACTGGAAAGTTTCTGGGCATTCGGGTGGATTATTTCAGCGGTTGTTGCGTACTTTGTTATTGCCCAATATGGATGGCAATGGGGCTTTATTATAGGAGCTGTTCCTGCGCTATATGCATTATATTTACGCCGGGCCATCGAAGATTCGCCGAAGTTTGTGAAAAATGGAGCAGGCAGACGTGCTTCGTTTGTGAAAGGATTAGCAGATATTTGGAGCAGTGAACATCGCCGTACAACGATTATGGCGTGGATATTGTGGTTTACGGTTGTTTTTTCTTATTATGGTATGTTCTTATGGTTACCTTCTGTGATGGGATTGAAAGGTTTTACTTTGATCAAAAGTTTTGAGTATGTGTTAATTATGACGTTAGCGCAGTTGCCAGGATACTTTACAGCTGCTTATTTTATTGAGAAATTCGGTCGGAAATTTGTATTGATCGTATATCTTATTTTGACAGCGGTTAGTGCAATTTGGTTTGGATTTGCTACCACGACAGCATCGTTATTAATGGCAGGAATTTGTTTGTCCTTCTTTAATCTAGGGGCATGGGGCGGATTATATGCGTATACTCCTGAATTGTATCCAACCAAAGTACGCTCAACAGGTGTAGGTATGGCGGCGGCATTTGGACGTATAGGTGGAGTTATCGCTCCATTTCTGGTAGGGATGCTGGTAGGTAAAGGGGTAGCGATTAGTACGATTTTCACTATCTTTTTTGTTACGATTCTTATCGGAGTAGCCGCAGTTGCTTTTCTAGGGAAAGAGACTAAGGGGTTAGAACTGGACTGA
- a CDS encoding nuclear transport factor 2 family protein, with the protein MKYSFMTDIEVLLAYESIRNTKSRYCRLIDMKQWDELGSVFAPNAVADFSTEGNPIPLLEGRDIIVKVFKDLVHPAETVHQVHSAEIELISATEAKVISPMEDYVTFPEGSEHLSFHGYGYYYETFVAIDGQWYIQHTRLERLKFDVI; encoded by the coding sequence ATGAAATATTCATTTATGACTGATATCGAAGTGTTACTCGCTTATGAAAGTATTCGTAATACCAAGTCCCGGTACTGTCGTCTTATTGATATGAAGCAGTGGGATGAATTAGGCAGTGTATTTGCTCCTAATGCAGTAGCTGATTTCAGCACAGAAGGCAATCCGATTCCTTTGTTAGAGGGCAGGGATATCATTGTAAAAGTATTCAAAGACCTCGTTCATCCTGCGGAAACGGTACATCAGGTACATAGTGCCGAAATTGAATTGATTTCTGCAACCGAAGCAAAAGTGATCTCGCCGATGGAGGATTACGTCACTTTTCCAGAAGGAAGTGAACATCTATCATTTCACGGGTATGGTTATTACTATGAGACGTTTGTAGCGATAGATGGTCAATGGTATATTCAACATACACGATTGGAACGGTTGAAATTTGATGTGATTTAG
- a CDS encoding AAA family ATPase, translating into MSLRKITLLKDKIEDFDSYPFSLPFIRHMDQLYLEHPVTFFVGENGSGKSTLLEGIAYQCGFHTASGSRNNSYEVDQSQSALGDYLRLSWLPKLTNGFFMRAESFYNFANHIDETEKICPTGYNNYGGKSLHHQSHGESFLSLFTQKFTKSREQSIYLLDEPEAALSPARQLSLMRIIKDLSPRSQFIIATHSPILLGYPNAEIISFDQDRLQSVDYQDTDHYQITRRFLENPKRILDELFNDND; encoded by the coding sequence ATGTCTCTTCGAAAGATTACGTTATTGAAAGACAAAATTGAAGATTTCGATAGCTATCCATTTTCGCTTCCTTTTATTCGGCATATGGATCAGCTTTATCTGGAACATCCAGTTACATTCTTTGTTGGTGAAAATGGATCGGGTAAATCGACGTTGTTAGAAGGAATTGCTTATCAATGTGGATTTCATACAGCAAGTGGTTCGCGTAATAACAGTTATGAAGTCGATCAATCTCAGTCTGCTTTGGGTGACTATTTACGTCTGTCATGGCTTCCCAAATTAACAAATGGTTTTTTTATGCGTGCAGAATCTTTTTATAACTTTGCTAATCATATTGATGAAACAGAGAAAATATGTCCAACTGGATATAACAATTACGGTGGCAAGTCACTTCATCATCAATCTCATGGAGAATCGTTTTTATCATTATTTACGCAAAAGTTCACCAAATCACGTGAACAATCGATATACCTGCTAGATGAGCCCGAAGCCGCTCTATCTCCTGCCAGACAACTCTCTTTAATGCGGATCATCAAAGACCTCTCGCCACGATCACAATTCATTATCGCTACCCATTCTCCGATCTTACTCGGCTACCCTAATGCTGAGATTATTAGCTTTGATCAAGATCGGTTACAATCGGTAGACTATCAGGATACCGATCATTACCAGATCACCAGACGATTTCTGGAAAATCCAAAAAGAATTCTAGATGAGCTGTTTAACGATAACGACTAG
- a CDS encoding catalase produces the protein MADDNQKHPQASEHDEELTLTNRQGHPVTDNQNVRTVGNRGPITLENYNFLEKISHFDRERIPERVVHARGAGAHGVFEAYGTAGDEPISKYTRAKLFQEKGKQTPVFVRFSTVVHGNHSPETLRDPRGFATKFYTEDGNWDLVGNNLKIFFIRDPLKFPDMVHAFKPDPITNVQDMERFFDFLANSPESTHMATFLFSPWGIPANYRQMQGSGVNTYKWVNKDGEAVLIKYHWEPLEQGIQNLKQEQANQVQGLDFNHATVDLYDAIDRGEYPEWELCVQIMSDDYHPELDFDPLDPTKLWPEDQFPFLPVGKMTLNRNPVDYFTEVEQVAFGTGVLVDGLDFSDDKLLQGRTFSYSDTQRHRVGANYQQLPINAPKSNVATNQSGGQMRYAPDAAPKQNPHVNYEPSSLGGLKESPKAGADHEPHYYDVNLMRQKLDRPNDFAQAGQTYRDFEDWERDELVANIAANLFECSDVISDKFIANLQQADTEYAQRVTDELAKLKADPSKKPRHRAHKSANLAEEKGNDAKPY, from the coding sequence ATGGCAGACGATAATCAGAAGCACCCGCAAGCAAGTGAACACGATGAAGAATTGACGTTAACGAATCGTCAGGGACATCCGGTCACTGACAATCAGAATGTAAGAACAGTAGGTAATCGAGGTCCGATTACTCTGGAGAATTACAACTTTTTAGAAAAAATCTCTCACTTTGATCGGGAGCGTATTCCAGAGCGTGTCGTGCATGCTCGTGGTGCTGGAGCACATGGTGTGTTCGAAGCATATGGAACGGCTGGCGATGAGCCTATTTCCAAGTATACACGTGCTAAGCTTTTTCAAGAAAAAGGAAAGCAAACGCCTGTTTTTGTACGTTTTTCTACAGTTGTGCATGGTAATCATTCACCGGAAACTTTACGTGATCCGCGTGGATTTGCGACTAAATTCTATACCGAAGATGGGAACTGGGATTTGGTTGGTAACAACTTAAAAATATTTTTTATTCGTGATCCTTTGAAATTCCCTGATATGGTTCATGCATTTAAGCCTGATCCAATCACAAATGTGCAAGATATGGAACGCTTTTTCGATTTTCTGGCAAATAGTCCGGAGTCTACACATATGGCAACATTCCTCTTTTCACCATGGGGGATTCCTGCCAACTACCGGCAAATGCAAGGTTCCGGTGTGAATACGTATAAATGGGTAAACAAAGATGGAGAAGCAGTGTTGATTAAGTATCACTGGGAACCGTTGGAGCAAGGTATTCAGAATTTGAAGCAAGAACAAGCGAATCAAGTGCAAGGGTTAGACTTTAATCATGCGACCGTTGATTTGTATGATGCAATTGATCGTGGCGAATATCCAGAGTGGGAATTATGTGTACAGATTATGAGTGATGATTATCATCCTGAATTGGATTTTGATCCATTGGATCCGACCAAATTATGGCCGGAAGATCAATTCCCATTTCTTCCAGTAGGTAAAATGACGCTCAACCGTAATCCAGTAGACTACTTTACAGAAGTAGAACAAGTGGCTTTCGGTACAGGTGTACTGGTTGATGGATTGGACTTCTCGGATGATAAGTTGTTGCAAGGTCGCACATTCTCGTATTCAGATACTCAGCGTCATCGGGTAGGAGCGAACTATCAACAATTGCCAATTAATGCGCCGAAGTCTAATGTAGCCACTAACCAATCGGGTGGACAAATGCGTTATGCACCGGATGCGGCACCGAAGCAGAATCCTCATGTCAATTATGAGCCTTCTTCTCTAGGTGGTCTTAAAGAATCTCCCAAAGCAGGTGCTGATCATGAACCGCATTATTATGATGTAAATCTAATGCGTCAGAAGCTAGATCGTCCTAACGATTTTGCACAAGCTGGTCAGACTTATCGTGACTTTGAAGATTGGGAACGCGATGAATTAGTAGCAAATATCGCCGCTAATCTGTTTGAATGCTCTGATGTGATCAGTGATAAATTTATCGCTAATTTACAACAAGCAGACACAGAGTATGCACAGCGTGTAACAGATGAATTAGCTAAACTCAAAGCTGATCCTTCTAAAAAACCAAGACATCGTGCTCATAAATCCGCTAATTTAGCAGAAGAAAAAGGAAATGACGCGAAGCCGTATTAA
- a CDS encoding pectinesterase family protein, with product MKTWTVLGTTAIVTALSLSMVGTTSADTNHISSAPTNSLTSSSATELATATASIPSGAIVVDLKGSGQYKSVQAAINSIPANNTQQKIIYIKNGTYTEKLTITQPHITLQGESATGTILSYNATNASSGSTTNSASTTVKGDYFQAKTITFRNNAGMNAGQAVAFYNNADKAIYTDVRFLGYQDTLYTPGTGRQYFKNCYIEGTVDFIFGSATAVFDQCQIHSLGAGYITAASTGADTKYGYVFLNSRLTSSGTANQSVYLGRPWRPYSAVTYINTDMGAHIQPTGWDNWRDPANESTARYYEYASKGAGANNNARVKWAKFLNDDQAKVITIQSVLAGNDQWNPTQAN from the coding sequence ATGAAAACATGGACAGTGCTAGGAACAACAGCGATTGTTACTGCGTTATCTTTATCTATGGTAGGAACTACTTCTGCGGATACAAATCATATTTCTTCTGCACCTACTAATTCTCTCACATCATCAAGTGCTACAGAATTGGCTACAGCTACAGCGTCTATACCGTCAGGCGCCATAGTGGTCGATCTGAAAGGCTCAGGTCAATACAAAAGTGTACAAGCGGCGATCAATTCGATTCCAGCTAACAATACTCAACAGAAAATTATTTATATCAAAAATGGAACGTATACAGAGAAATTAACAATCACTCAGCCCCATATTACATTACAAGGTGAAAGTGCAACAGGCACGATACTTAGCTACAATGCAACCAATGCTAGTAGTGGAAGTACAACGAATAGCGCAAGTACGACTGTCAAAGGCGATTATTTTCAAGCCAAAACGATTACGTTCCGCAACAATGCAGGTATGAATGCAGGGCAAGCTGTCGCTTTCTATAATAATGCAGATAAAGCGATCTATACCGATGTACGCTTTCTAGGGTATCAAGATACTTTATATACACCGGGTACAGGCAGACAGTATTTCAAAAATTGTTATATTGAAGGAACCGTTGATTTTATTTTCGGATCAGCGACAGCTGTGTTTGATCAATGTCAGATTCATAGTCTGGGTGCAGGTTATATAACTGCCGCTTCTACAGGAGCAGACACGAAATATGGCTATGTATTTCTAAATAGTCGTCTGACCAGTAGTGGAACGGCTAATCAATCGGTGTATCTGGGTAGACCATGGCGTCCTTATTCAGCAGTGACGTATATCAATACAGATATGGGAGCACATATTCAACCTACAGGCTGGGATAACTGGCGTGATCCAGCGAATGAATCGACCGCTCGTTATTATGAATATGCAAGCAAAGGTGCAGGAGCTAACAACAATGCACGCGTGAAATGGGCAAAATTTTTAAACGATGATCAAGCCAAAGTCATTACTATTCAAAGTGTACTTGCTGGAAATGACCAGTGGAATCCTACACAAGCGAATTAA